Proteins from a single region of Lelliottia sp. JS-SCA-14:
- a CDS encoding VirK/YbjX family protein, whose product MSNTSLQIDVPDAQPANIISALTNGQLIPGPIWRKRDYRIKFFLRSLLFWSSTNRMLSALAHRADFDRLLAAQVTLPSKTHRQYLTRGINSNQRAEAVVRHYEWLDALPDTSLANALTHPVAQPIVHFQAKDDARYAVYASSASKAEREGESTLWLRDEEETLLASVTFSVVPEGDHSALVIGGLQGPRRGVTRETIKKATRACHGLFPKRVLMEVIFNLAAHSDIKAIYAVSDEGHVFRALRYRLSKGRHFHASYDEFWASIEGQKISRFRWQLPLQMERKSLEEIASKKRAEYRRRFGLLDEIAEGINARF is encoded by the coding sequence GTGTCGAATACCAGCCTGCAAATTGATGTGCCAGACGCACAGCCTGCCAATATTATCTCCGCTCTGACAAATGGTCAGCTTATCCCTGGGCCTATCTGGAGAAAGCGCGACTATCGAATTAAGTTCTTTCTGCGCTCTTTGCTGTTCTGGTCTTCGACAAATCGCATGCTGAGCGCGCTGGCCCATCGCGCTGATTTCGACCGCCTGCTGGCCGCTCAGGTCACGCTGCCGAGCAAAACCCATCGTCAGTATCTGACGCGCGGTATTAATTCCAACCAGCGCGCCGAGGCAGTTGTTCGCCACTATGAGTGGCTCGATGCCCTGCCGGATACCAGCCTGGCCAATGCCCTTACCCATCCCGTCGCACAGCCGATCGTCCATTTCCAGGCGAAGGATGACGCGCGTTACGCCGTCTATGCCTCGTCCGCCAGCAAAGCAGAGCGCGAAGGTGAAAGCACTCTGTGGCTGCGCGATGAAGAAGAGACACTGCTGGCGAGTGTGACCTTCAGCGTCGTGCCGGAAGGCGATCATTCGGCGCTAGTCATCGGCGGGCTGCAGGGTCCCCGTCGCGGTGTGACGCGCGAAACGATCAAGAAAGCGACCCGCGCCTGCCATGGCCTGTTCCCAAAACGCGTGCTGATGGAGGTGATTTTTAACCTTGCTGCCCACAGCGATATCAAAGCCATTTACGCCGTCAGCGATGAAGGCCACGTCTTCCGCGCCCTGCGCTATCGCCTGAGCAAAGGCCGCCATTTCCACGCCAGCTATGATGAATTCTGGGCCTCTATCGAAGGCCAGAAAATCTCCCGCTTCCGCTGGCAGCTGCCGTTACAGATGGAGCGCAAATCGCTTGAGGAAATCGCCAGTAAAAAACGCGCCGAATACCGCCGCCGTTTTGGCCTGCTGGATGAAATCGCCGAAGGGATTAACGCCCGCTTTTAA
- a CDS encoding DUF2778 domain-containing protein: MIIARFALNGLPTSILTVAGVGNFPAFSGQLFGRNNVTMAGRKEIGPIPPGRYFILSRQSGGRLGAITDFGLKNFYGTDRSTWFALYKEDWQIDDAVFVEGVKRSSFRLHPIGPRGLSEGCITLCSLSDFDYLREALLNTTMMPVPCTSFKAHGTITVT; the protein is encoded by the coding sequence GTGATAATTGCCAGGTTTGCACTGAATGGCTTGCCGACCTCTATATTGACCGTAGCGGGAGTGGGAAACTTTCCCGCATTTTCAGGTCAGCTATTTGGGCGCAATAACGTGACAATGGCTGGCAGAAAGGAAATTGGCCCAATCCCCCCGGGTCGCTACTTTATTTTAAGTAGGCAAAGCGGTGGTCGGTTGGGTGCAATAACTGATTTCGGCCTGAAAAATTTCTACGGCACAGACCGTTCTACATGGTTCGCTCTTTATAAAGAGGACTGGCAGATAGACGACGCAGTTTTTGTCGAGGGTGTTAAACGCTCTAGTTTTAGATTGCATCCGATTGGCCCGCGCGGGTTGAGTGAAGGGTGTATAACGCTTTGCAGCTTGTCAGATTTTGACTATTTGCGGGAAGCATTGCTAAACACCACGATGATGCCAGTTCCCTGTACGAGCTTTAAAGCACATGGAACGATAACCGTAACATGA
- a CDS encoding Hcp family type VI secretion system effector yields MAIPAYLWLKDDGGADIKGSVDVKDREGSVEVLSFGHGLHIPTDGNTGKLTGTRIHSPLTIEKEFDSSSPYLYRAVASGQTLKSAEIKWYRINDAGQEVEYFNMFLEGVKVVGVTPVMHNVKNQAMEKHNHLESVELRYEKITWKYCDGNIKFTDGWNMRVTA; encoded by the coding sequence ATGGCTATACCAGCTTATTTGTGGCTGAAAGATGACGGTGGCGCGGATATTAAGGGTTCTGTCGATGTGAAGGATCGAGAGGGTAGTGTTGAGGTTTTATCCTTCGGCCATGGCCTTCATATTCCAACTGATGGGAATACAGGCAAACTCACTGGCACCCGTATTCATTCCCCTCTCACAATAGAAAAGGAGTTTGACTCCTCCTCACCTTATCTGTATCGCGCGGTGGCATCAGGCCAAACGCTCAAGTCTGCTGAAATAAAGTGGTATCGCATTAACGATGCAGGGCAGGAGGTTGAATATTTCAACATGTTCCTCGAAGGGGTGAAGGTGGTTGGTGTAACACCAGTCATGCACAACGTAAAAAACCAGGCTATGGAAAAACATAATCATCTTGAATCAGTCGAGCTGCGTTATGAAAAAATCACCTGGAAATATTGCGACGGCAACATCAAGTTTACAGACGGCTGGAACATGAGGGTTACAGCGTGA
- a CDS encoding YebY family protein, with amino-acid sequence MKKTVLSLVLLACAGSAFAAPQVITVSRFEVGKDKWAFNREEVMLTCRPGHALYAINPSTLVQYPLNDVAEQQVASGKSNGQPIGIIQIDDPANPNQKMSLAPFIERADKLC; translated from the coding sequence ATGAAAAAAACAGTTCTTTCTCTCGTCTTGCTGGCGTGCGCCGGTTCCGCGTTTGCGGCACCACAGGTGATCACCGTGAGTCGTTTCGAAGTGGGTAAAGACAAATGGGCCTTTAACCGCGAAGAAGTGATGCTGACCTGTCGTCCGGGCCATGCGCTGTATGCCATCAACCCAAGCACGCTGGTGCAATACCCGCTCAACGATGTTGCCGAGCAGCAGGTCGCCAGCGGCAAAAGCAACGGCCAGCCGATCGGCATTATCCAGATTGACGACCCGGCAAACCCGAACCAGAAGATGAGCCTCGCTCCGTTTATCGAGCGCGCCGACAAGCTCTGCTAA
- the copD gene encoding copper homeostasis membrane protein CopD, with translation MLAFSYVALRFVHFAALMLIFGNAFYSAWLAPFSLQRLMTRRFQRQQKIAALVSLLTALLMLAVQGGQMGDGWRDVVQPEIWQAVASTRFGGVWLWQIVLALLTACAAWIAPAKSARLLLLLAIGQFILLAGVGHAAMRDGVPGVLQRVNHAIHLLSAATWVGALLPLVFCMRLAKGRWRVPAIYTMMRFSRIGHYAVAGVILTGVVNMLLILGLNWPWRTEYGQLLLLKCALVAMMVVIALLNRYLLVPRFRPESGREQQFFIWMTQAEVVLGALVLAIVSLFATWEPF, from the coding sequence ATGCTGGCGTTCAGTTACGTCGCCCTGCGCTTCGTCCATTTTGCGGCGCTGATGCTGATTTTCGGCAATGCGTTTTACAGCGCGTGGCTGGCTCCGTTCTCCCTGCAACGGCTGATGACCCGCCGTTTTCAGCGGCAGCAAAAAATCGCGGCGCTGGTCAGTCTGCTGACGGCGCTGCTGATGCTGGCGGTGCAGGGCGGGCAGATGGGTGACGGCTGGCGTGACGTGGTTCAGCCAGAGATCTGGCAGGCGGTCGCCAGCACGCGGTTTGGTGGCGTGTGGCTGTGGCAAATCGTCCTGGCGCTCCTCACCGCCTGTGCGGCCTGGATCGCACCCGCGAAAAGCGCGCGCCTGTTGCTGTTGCTCGCCATCGGCCAGTTTATTTTACTCGCGGGTGTCGGTCATGCGGCGATGCGCGACGGCGTTCCGGGCGTTCTGCAGCGGGTTAATCACGCGATTCATTTGCTCAGCGCAGCGACCTGGGTCGGCGCGTTGCTCCCGCTGGTGTTTTGCATGCGGCTGGCAAAAGGGCGCTGGCGCGTTCCGGCTATCTATACCATGATGCGTTTTTCGCGTATCGGGCACTATGCGGTGGCGGGCGTGATCCTGACCGGTGTGGTCAATATGCTGCTGATCCTCGGCCTGAACTGGCCGTGGCGCACGGAATATGGGCAGTTGCTGTTGTTGAAATGTGCGCTGGTGGCGATGATGGTGGTCATTGCGCTGCTGAATCGGTATCTTCTGGTTCCACGATTTCGTCCTGAATCGGGGCGCGAACAACAATTCTTTATCTGGATGACACAGGCTGAGGTGGTTCTGGGGGCGCTGGTGCTGGCAATCGTCAGTCTGTTCGCGACCTGGGAGCCTTTCTGA